From the Pedobacter cryoconitis genome, one window contains:
- a CDS encoding hydroxypyruvate isomerase family protein, whose product MNRIEFLRNSAIATGAMIAGSSVNAVASSSEKMQALAGKTFNLDYAPHEGMFAQHAGKSFLDQIQFMYDQGFRSIEDNGFLNRPVAEQTKIGDLLAKLGMRMGVFVVDGGDNWKTSLTTGKKEFKAKFAETCHRSVEAAKRCNAKWVTVVPGFYERKLPYGIQMANVIDAMRAGAEIFEPHGLIMVLETLSDTPELFLQQTHETYSLCKAVNSPSCKILFDIYHMQRTEGNLINNIDRCWEEIAYLQIGDNPGRNEPGTGEINYKNLFKHLYQKGYKGVMGMEHGNAIKGKEGELRVIQAYREADSFL is encoded by the coding sequence ATGAACAGAATAGAATTTTTAAGAAATAGTGCAATAGCAACCGGTGCAATGATTGCAGGCTCTTCCGTAAATGCGGTAGCCAGCTCTTCAGAAAAAATGCAGGCGTTGGCTGGCAAAACATTTAACCTCGATTACGCGCCTCATGAAGGTATGTTTGCCCAGCATGCTGGTAAAAGTTTTCTGGATCAGATCCAGTTTATGTACGACCAGGGGTTCAGGTCAATTGAAGACAATGGCTTTTTAAACAGACCTGTAGCAGAGCAAACAAAAATCGGTGATTTACTGGCTAAACTTGGCATGCGGATGGGTGTATTCGTGGTAGATGGCGGTGATAACTGGAAAACATCACTGACTACTGGTAAAAAAGAATTCAAGGCTAAGTTTGCAGAGACTTGCCACCGTTCTGTAGAAGCTGCAAAACGGTGCAATGCCAAATGGGTAACTGTAGTACCTGGGTTTTATGAACGCAAACTTCCTTATGGAATCCAGATGGCAAATGTGATCGATGCGATGCGCGCAGGTGCTGAGATTTTTGAGCCGCATGGCCTGATCATGGTATTGGAAACTTTAAGTGACACACCAGAACTATTTCTACAGCAAACACATGAGACTTATAGTCTTTGTAAAGCAGTTAATAGTCCGTCCTGCAAAATCCTCTTTGATATTTATCATATGCAACGGACTGAAGGGAACCTGATAAACAATATAGACCGCTGCTGGGAAGAAATTGCCTACTTGCAGATTGGTGATAATCCAGGAAGAAATGAACCGGGGACTGGTGAAATTAATTACAAAAATCTATTCAAACATTTGTATCAAAAGGGATATAAAGGTGTAATGGGAATGGAGCATGGCAACGCTATCAAAGGCAAAGAAGGGGAGTTGCGCGTTATTCAGGCTTATAGAGAAGCAGATAGCTTCCTGTAG
- a CDS encoding TerC family protein: MDFLHTILGPDIKAGLLIILNLIVIESLLSVDNAAVLATMVMDLPRDQRKRALKYGIIGAYVFRGICLFLAAWLVKIWWLKPLGGLYLLYLAFDFFRKKSVKNNPHQEEQIDKSKSWFYKNTVGLVGTFWATVALVEVMDLAFSIDNVFAAVAFTDHIYLIYIGVFIGILAMRFVAQAFVRLMEKFTFLETAAFTVIGVLGIKLTSSLLTHFFPESQITYLLESEKTDLFVSIFTVAIFVLPIASSLLFNFPKKSKTHEEIEKEE; encoded by the coding sequence ATGGATTTTTTACACACGATTCTGGGCCCGGATATTAAAGCTGGATTACTGATTATTTTAAACCTGATTGTTATAGAAAGCTTGCTCTCAGTAGATAATGCTGCGGTATTAGCCACCATGGTTATGGACTTGCCCAGGGATCAGCGTAAAAGAGCCTTGAAATATGGGATTATCGGTGCTTATGTATTTCGTGGAATTTGTTTATTCCTTGCGGCCTGGTTAGTCAAAATATGGTGGCTAAAACCTTTGGGAGGTCTGTATCTTTTATATCTTGCTTTTGATTTTTTCAGAAAGAAAAGCGTGAAAAACAATCCGCATCAAGAAGAACAAATTGATAAATCAAAAAGCTGGTTTTATAAAAACACAGTTGGCCTGGTTGGAACATTCTGGGCAACCGTGGCTCTGGTTGAAGTTATGGATTTAGCCTTTTCTATTGATAACGTGTTTGCGGCTGTCGCTTTCACAGATCATATTTACCTGATTTATATCGGCGTATTTATTGGGATTTTAGCGATGCGCTTTGTCGCGCAGGCATTCGTCAGACTAATGGAGAAATTCACTTTTCTGGAAACGGCTGCTTTTACGGTAATTGGTGTGCTGGGCATTAAACTGACCTCATCGCTTTTGACACATTTCTTCCCTGAATCACAAATCACTTATTTACTGGAGAGTGAGAAAACAGATCTTTTCGTTTCTATCTTCACCGTTGCTATTTTTGTTTTACCAATTGCGTCCTCTTTGTTATTTAACTTCCCTAAAAAGAGTAAAACACACGAGGAAATTGAAAAAGAAGAGTGA